The DNA region AACTGCGCTTTCTTTTCGTTAATTTCTTCTATTGCTGCAATGCCACCCGCATTTTTCAACCATTCTAAAGTTAGCATAGATGTGTAGACCGCAAAAACAGGAGGTGTGTTAAACATGCTATCTTTTGAAATGTGGACCTGGTAATTTAACATACTAGGAATTTGTCTGGTCACTTTACCAAGAATTTCGTCCTTCACCACCACAAGAGTTGCTCCCGCTGGACCCATATTTTTTTGGGCGCCGGCGTAAATAAGATCAAACTGGGAAAAGTCCAACTGACGAGAGAAAATATCAGAGCTCATGTCGCATACCAATGGTACATTGGTGTTTGGAAACTTCTTTATTTGCGTTCCAAAAATAGTATTGTTTGAAGTCAGGTGTAAATAGTCAAGTCCTTCGGGAATTGAATACCCTTTAGGTATGTAATTAAAATTTTCATCTTTTGACGAACCTACTTCTACAACGTCACCAAACATTTTGGCTTCTTTAATGGCCTTTTCGCTCCAGGTACCCGTATTAAGGTATCCTGCTTTGTTTTCCAAGAGGTTGTATGCTGTCATCAAAAACTGCATGCTAGCGCCACCTTGAAGAAAGATTGCGGAGTATCCTTTTCCTTCCAACCCTAAAAGCTCAAGAGCCAAGCTTCTGGCGTTTTCCATTACCGCCACAAAATCTTTGCTGCGATGAGAAATCTCTATTAGGGAAAGCCCCGAGCCATTAAAATCCATTATAGCTTCCGAAGCTTTTAGAAATACTTCTTGAGGCAAAATACATGGGCCGGCACTAAAATTATGTTTTTTCATAAGGCTTATAAAAATTTAAGAGGTAAAGGTCTTCAATTTAAAGGAAAATAGGGGTGTTTCTAGATAAAAAATCTACTAGGTTTTTAACAGGAAATCAACAGTATCAATATTGTCCGCATAGTCATTGAGTGATGGTTGCTGGGTTTGCCCAAAAGCTATTTCGTTTTTAACAACATTCTCTGAAACAATACATTGCAATTCATTTGAGTCTAAGGCCAGACGTTCTTTTAGTGCGTCTAAATTTTCATAACGCTCATAAAATAGGGAAGCAATAGGAGAGGAATAGCTATGGTCTTCTTTTAAGATAAGAAACCCATTATCCAGTATTTTAAACTCGGACATAAGGTAAACAGCCTTGTTGTAATCGTAATTATTAGCATATTTATCATGGTCTACAATAGGGTGGTATGGGTAAATTGCTTCAAAAAGCGTAGCAAAATCATACGCTTTAGGAACAAAAACTTTACTTACACTACGGCATCCTAATCCGTAATATCTAAAAATATCCTCGCCCAAAGCATTCAGTTGTTCCTTTGATTCATTTCCGGTTAGTACGGCAATAGAATTTCTATTCTTCCGTATAATATGAGGACCTTTGCTGAAATAGTGTTCAAAATAGCGAGAAGTATTATTACTTCCCGTGGCGATTACAGCGTCAAAGCCTTCCAGTTTTCCATCTACTATCTCAATTGTTTCTTTAAATATAGGTTCAATAGAGCAGAGGTAACTATTTAAAAATAAAATGAGTACATTATCATTGGAAGATAGTTTAACCAACACCTTATTTCCCGTAATGAGAACGGATAAAAAATCATGAAAACCGACTAACGGAATATTTCCGGCCATAATTAAGGCTACCGTTTTTGGTCTATTGGTACCTAAATCATAAGATGCCAACCAAGAGGAAAGATTTTCTTCTGTTAATAGCTCTCCCCAGCTTTTTAGTGAATGGGTAACATTTTCTCTTGTAAACCAACCATTTTTATGTTTGGACAACGTAATAGCATCGTCTAATTTCCGAGCCCATTCCTCAGTTGGTGTTTCCAATGTAACAAACTCTCTAAGAAAGTGGCCGAGTTTAACAAATGCAATAAAAGTTTTGTGATGGTCGTTCATATATTTGTTCAAAATTGTATTCCGAAGTACCTTTGTGCAAAAGTAAGAATACTGAATTGATTTTTCTTTTTGATTACGAAATGAAAATATAACGAACAGCTTTTAAGTCTGTTCAGCTTAAATTGAATAATATGGCAATAGTTATAACAGATGAATGTATTAATTGCGGAGCTTGTGAGCCGGAGTGCCCCAATACTGCAATTTACGAAGGTGCGGATGAATGGAGGTATAGTGATGGTACTTCTCTTGAAGGTGATGTTGTGCTTCCTGATGGGAAAGCAGTAAACGCCGAAGAGGTTCAGGAGCCGATCAGTGATGAAATTTATTATATTTCACCAGATAAATGTACGGAATGTATGGGCTTTCATGAAGAGCCACAGTGTGCAGCGGTATGCCCTGTAGATTGTTGTGTGCCCGATGATGACCATGTTGAGTCTGAAGACACGCTTTTGGCAAAGCAAAAATTCATGCACCCTGACGGTTAGAAAATTAAAGAAATTTTTTGGGTCGAAAGACCGTGAATAAAACCCGAGCAATGCTCGGGTTTTTTGTTTCTTGAATTTTGAGGTCTATTTATGGCTTTATACGTTATCTTTGCATCCTGAAAAAGAAAAACGAAAGATCAAAAGCGTCAATAGCTTCTAAAATTTAACGTTCAATTACATGAAAGCAGGTATAGTCGGGTTGCCAAACGTAGGAAAATCAACCCTTTTTAATTGTCTCTCCAATGCCAAAGCGCAAAGCGCCAATTTTCCTTTTTGTACCATAGAACCCAATATTGGGGTTGTAAATGTCCCCGATGCAAGATTGCAAAAATTAGAGTCTTTGGTTGATCCAGAGCGTGTTCTCCCGGCAACTGTTGAAATTGTTGATATTGCAGGTTTGGTTAAAGGGGCAAGTAAGGGAGAAGGATTAGGGAATCAGTTTTTGGGGAATATCCGGGAAACTGATGCTATATTGCATGTATTACGGTGTTTTAATGACGATAATATTGTTCATGTGGATGGTTCTGTAGACCCTATAAGGGACAAAGAAACCATTGATATGGAGTTGCAGCTAAAAGACCTTGAAACAGTAGACAAAAAACTGGATAAGGTAAAACGTGCCGCTAAAACGGGTAATAAAGAAGCTCAAAAAGAAGAAGCTGTTCTGTTGAAGTTAAAAACAGGCCTAGAGGCGGGTACTTCGGTCCGTGCCATTGATATTTCCGATGATGATAGAGAAGAATATGTAAAACCATTACAGTTCATTACGGATAAGCCCGTAATGTATGTTTGTAATGTTGATGAAGCAGCTGCTGCTACAGGAAATGATTATGTTGAAAAGGTAAAAGCTGCCGTTGCTCAAGAAAATGCTGAAGTTATTGTTTTGGCCGTTGGCACAGAAGCGGACATCACGGAATTGGAAACCTATGAAGAGCGTCAGATGTTCTTGGAAGATTTGGGTCTGGATGAGCCTGGTTCTGCAAAGTTGATTCGTGGAGCTTATAAATTATTGGATTTAGAAACCTATTTTACTGCTGGTGTAAAAGAGGTGCGTGCTTGGACTATTCCTGTTGGAGCAACTGCTCCGCAAGCAGCAGGTGTTATTCATACGGATTTTGAAAAAGGTTTTATTCGCGCGGAAGTTATCGCTTATAATGATTATGTGGAGTTTGGTAGTGAAGCCAAAGTAAAGGAAGCGGGTAAAATGCGCGTAGAAGGTAAAGAGTACATCGTTAAGGATGGTGATGTTATGCACTTTAGATTTAACGTATAGTAAGTTAATAGTTAATTCGCAAGACAGCATTACCGTACAGCTCAATATGTTGAGTGTGTGGAAAAATCATATTTTTAAGACCACAGAAGTGTACTTTTGTGGTCTTCCTTTATTTTAACAGCTAATAGTCCATACTGTTTATAAAAGAAATCAACATCATTTTAGGATAAGCCTATTTATGGTTAAATTCACAATTCTAAAAAATACTCTAGTAAATTGAAGAATTTCATAGACGAACTGAACGATGCCCAAAGAGCACCCGTTCTTCACAAAGACGGTCCGTTAATGGTTATTGCAGGAGCGGGATCCGGTAAAACAAGGGTACTCACCTTTCGGATTGCTTACTTAATGCAGCAAGGCGTTGATCCTTTCAATATTCTGGCGCTTACCTTTACGAACAAAGCAGCTCGTGAAATGAAAGAGCGTATTGGAAAGATTGCAGGTAAATCTGAGACCAAAAACCTTTGGATGGGGACATTTCACTCCGTTTTTGCAAAGTTGTTGCGGTATGATGGAGATAAATTAGGTTTCCCCAGTAATTTCACTATTTACGATACTCAAGATTCTCAGCGTTTATTAGCTTCCATAATTAAAGAAATGGGACTTGATAAGGATATATATAAATACAAACAGGTACAGAATCGTATATCCTCTTTCAAGAACAGCTTAATTACGGTTAAAGCATATTTGAACAATCCGGATTTGGTAGAGGCGGACGCCATGGCCAAAAGACCCAGAATAGGGGAAATATATCAGAACTATGTGGACCGTTGTTTTAAAGCGGGCGCGATGGATTTTGATGACCTTCTACTTCGAACCAACGAACTTCTGAATCGTTTTCCTGAAGTATTGGCAAAATATCAAGATCGATTTAGGTATATCTTGGTAGATGAGTACCAAGATACCAACCACTCCCAGTATCTTATTGTTAAAGCTCTTGCTGATCGTTTCCATAATATTTGTGTAGTAGGAGATGATGCGCAGAGTATCTATTCTTTCCGTGGAGCTAACATTAGTAATATTCTAAATTTCCAGAAAGATTATGATAATGTGGGAATGTACCGTCTGGAACAGAATTACAGGTCTACTAGAAATATTGTAAACGCAGCTAATTCCATAATTGCAAATAACAAAGAACAGCTAGAGAAAGTAGTTTGGACGTCAAATGATGATGGCGGAAGCATAAAAATACACAGGAGTACTACAGATGCTGAAGAAGGTAGGTTCGTTGCGGGTTCCATTTGGGACCATAAAATGAACGAACAGTTGGACAATGGTCAATTTGCAGTATTATATCGTACAAATTCCCAGTCACGTGCTATTGAGGATGCTTTGCGGAAGCGGGATATACCTTACCGTATTTATGGCGGACTTTCTTTTTATCAACGTAAAGAAATTAAGGACGTCTTAAGTTATTTACGCTTGATTATTAACCCTAAAGACGAAGAAGCCCTTAAGCGGATTATAAATTTTCCTGCCCGAGGTATAGGTCAAACCACTTTGGATAAGCTAACGGTGGCTGCCAATCACTATAACCGTTCTATTTTTGAAGTGATTCAAAATCTGGAAAAAATTAATCTAAAAATCAACGCGGGTACACAGCGAAAGTTGCAAGATTTCACCACCATGATCCAAAGTTTTCAAATTATGAATGAAAATACGGATGCCTTTACTTTGGCCGAACATGTGGCTAAAAAAACCGGTGTTCTTTTAGAGTTTAAAAAGGATGGCACGCCAGAAGGTATTGGCAAGATGGAGAATATTGAAGAGCTGCTCAATGGTATTAAGGATTTTGTGGAGGGGCAGAAAGAAATAGACGAAGCTACCGGAAGTATCAGTGAGTTTTTAGAGGATGTAGCTTTGGCAACCGATTTGGATAATGACAAGGGAGATGATGACCGTGTGGCTTTAATGACTATCCACCTGGCTAAGGGGCTTGAGTTCCCATATGTGTATATTGTTGGGATGGAAGAAGATCTTTTTCCTTCTGGAATGAGTATGAACACCCGTAGTGAGTTGGAAGAAGAGCGAAGGTTATTTTACGTAGCATTAACGCGAGCAGAGAAACAGGCCTATCTTACATACACCCAAAACCGATACCGATGGGGGAAATTAATAGATGCAGAGCCTAGTCGGTTTTTAGAGGAGATCGATGAAAAATATGTAGAGAACCTTACGCCGATAGATACAGGATATCGATATAAGCCACTTGTAGATAATGATATTTTTGGGGAAGTAGATAAAAGTAGATTAAGGCAGGCTAAACCAGTAGGTGGAACACCTCCAAGCCGTAAAAAACCAAATGAAACGCAGCTCAGAAAATTAAGAAAATTGAAACCAGAACTTGCTACTCCGGTTGGGAATACCAATTCCGTAGACCCTAATTTAGCTGAAGGCAGTGTTATTAACCATACGCGTTTTGGTCGTGGTAAGGTATTGAAGATTGAAGGTGTGGGCAACGATAAAAAAGCCGAAATCCAGTTTGATAAAGGGGATATAAAGAAGTTGTTGCTTCGCTTTGCTAAGTTGGAGATAATAGGCTAATTGATAGACATTTACTCGATAACCGAGATTAAATGCCTAGTGGACTTGCCCCGAGTTAGTTTTACAAGAAACAAAAGCCCCATGAATAGATTTCATGGGGCTTTTCTATTTGTTATAATGTCCCGTCCTAACATAGCGATACACTAAAATTTAGTGTAATGAATACATCAGTAAAGACGGGTTATATAAAAAGAACCCAAAAAGACTATTCGCTTTCTTTTAAGCTTCAAGTAGTAGAGGAAATTGAATCTGGTAAGCAGGATAGACTTTCCGCTCACCTTAAATATGGCATACAGGCCAGATCAACAATTACTTCATGGTTACGAAAATATGGTACCTTTGATTGGGAAAACCTATCCGTAGTAACCGTGGCAAAAACACCGGAACAAAGAATCGTTGAGCTAGAGGCTAAAGTTAAACTTTTGGAAAAGCAAAAGGCTCGTGCCGAGCACTTGGCCGAAAGAGCTGATAAAAAGGTAATCATTTTTGATATGTTAGTAGATATGGCAGAAAAGGAATATGATATTGCTATCAGAAAAAATTACACGCCCGAGTTATTGAACGCTTCAAAGAAGAACAAAAAGAAACAATAGTTTCCACCTGTAACTTACTCGGGCTAAATAGACAGGTATATTATAGAGCTGTTAAATCTAGGACGAAAAAGCAGCATATAGTAAAACAAGTCATTGCTTTAGTGCGCAGCATTCGTAGTGTCATGCCTAAAATTAGGTACTAGAAAATTGTATTATATATTGAAAGACAAACTCTTTGTTTTAAATGTTGGCAGAGATAAACTCTTTAGGATACTCAAAGCAAACCATATGCTTATAAAGCCTAAAAGATCATATCACATAACTACAGACTCGCACCATCGATTTAGAAAGCATAAGAATATTGTTTGCAATGTTGAGATCAATCGACCGGAACAAGTATGGGTTGGCGATATAACCTATTTAGGATCTAGAAAAAACCCATCTTATCTAGCATTGATAACGGACGCTTATTCTAAAAAAATAATAGGATATAATGTATCGGAAAGTCTGGCAGTTGATGGAACCATAAAAGCTTTGGAGATGGCTTTGAACAATAGGATGTATAAAGATAAACCACTTATTCACCACTCCGATAGAGGGTTGCAATATTGTTCCAATGAATATCAGAACCTATTGTCGCAAAACGCAATTAAATCCAGTATGACCGAAAAATACGACCCTTATGAAAATGCAATTGCAGAAAGGATCAATGGTATACTTAAACAAGAGTTCAACGTTGCAAAACATATACAGTCGTTACCTATGAAGAGAAAATTGGTAGAACAAGCTATTTGCATTTACAACAACTTAAGACCACATCTATCGAACCACATGCTAACACCGGAACTCATGCATCGGCAAAACAAAATCATAATGAAACAATACAAATCAAAAAATCTCATTGAAGCTAGCTTCAATGAGATTTAAATAATAAATTTAATCCTTAATAATCTGTATCGATTATTTAGGACGAGTCATAAATATATATATGTCGGCGGGGTATGTTAATGCTCAAAAACAATTGAGAAAGGAATTTTATAGATGGTTCCATAATGTACCGGTAAACAATTTAAGAGTCATTTTCCCCTAGCTTGTATTACTTTTGTTTTAGCCCTGAGAATAAATGCCTTAGCTGAATTGGATAAAGAAAAATGAATTATTTTTGAAGTGGAGTAAATGCTAATAATATTATGGCTGAGTTTATACGGATTTATGAAGAGAACCCTAACCCCAAAGAAATTAATAGGGTAGTAGAGGTTCTAAGAAAAGGTGGATTGGTTATCTACCCTACGGATACGGTCTATGGTTTGGGGTGTGATATTACCAATTCTCGTGCCTTAGAAAAAATAGCGCGAATAAAAGGTATAAAATTGGCTAAGGCCAATTGGTCTTTTATCTGTGCGGATTTGAGTAATCTATCGGATTATGTACGTCAAATAGATACGGCTACATTTAAGATATTAAAAAGAGCATTACCTGGTCCTTATACTTTTATTCTTCCTGGTAATTCAAATTTGCCCAAAGACTTTAAAAAGAAAAAGACGGTAGGTATTCGTGTGCCAAATAATTCTATATCCAAGGCTCTTGTGGAAGGTTTGGGAAACCCAATTGTTTCAACTTCTATTAGGGATGATGATGATTTATTGGAGTATACTACCGATCCTGAACTCATTTATGAAAAGTGGGAAAATTTAGTGGACGTAGTGATTGATGGAGGTTACGGAGATAATGTGGCGTCTACAGTAATTGATTTATCTACGGGTATGCCGGAAGTGCTTAGAGAAGGTAAAGGTCATTTAGATATTTTCTAGTAGAGCACTGTATTCCTTTTAAACCAAAAAATAGGACATAAAAAAACCGCTACTTAATTTAAGTAGCGGTTTTTATTTATGCTTTTACAGCTTCTTAGTTGTTGATGGCAGGATCATCCATGCCTTCTTCGATCATGCTATAGAACTGATCAATTTTAGGAAGTACAACAATACGTGTTCTTCTGTTTTTTGATTTTTCAGTTGTAGATACAGGAACATACTCTGATCTACCGGCAGCAGTCATACGCTTAGGATCAACATTGTAATCATTTTGTAAAATTCTAACTACGGCAGTAGCACGTTTTACACTTAAATCCCAGTTGTCCAACAAAACACCATGTCTTCCGTAAGGCACGTCATCCGTGTGACCTTCTACCATAAATTCAAAATCAGGTTTGTTGTTTACAACCATTGCTACTTTACCAAGAATTTCTTTGGCTCTGCTAGTTACGTTGTAGCTACCGCTGCTAAACAATAATTTATCTGAGATAGACACAAAAACAACACCTTTTTCAACGCTGATTTCAATGTCTTCGTCATCTAAGTTACCCAAAACACCTTTTAAACTCTGAACCAAAGAAAGATTTACAGAATCTCTTCTAGTAATCGCATCCTGCAGTTTACGTATCGTAAGGTCTTTTTCTTTTAAGCTTTCCAAAGACTTCTCAAGGTTCTCGGCACCTTTAGAGGTCAAGGTAGTTAAGTTGCCCATGTTATTGATCAACTCTTGGTTATTCGCTTTTAAAAATGAATTTTGATCTTGTAATGTTTTAAGTCGAGAACTAGCAGTGGCTTTTTCTTCTAAACAATCGTTCAATTTAACCGTTGCAGAATTTAAAAGATCTTGTGCTTCCTTATGCTTGGCTTCTAAATCTGAATACTTCTTCTGTGAAACACATGAGGACAACAACAAGGTCACTCCTAAACAGCCTAAAATTAATTTCTTCATAATGAGAGTTACTAGTATTTAATGTTTGTTATTTGTTTTTTTTATAAGCGTCACTAAGCTACAAAATTATATAATCGTACTGCTCGGTATTTGTAAAATTAGTTAATGTTTTACTAAATCGTTAAAATTCTTTACATGATGTACGAAATGCTGCCATACAATGGACTTTACCTTATAATACTTTGGTATAAAATTAGCTTTTTCACGTCGTTTATACATCTTTCCAAAATGTCTATAAAAGCTTAAATGTGCCCTTAAAATGGCAAAACAGTGTGTAAATTTTAGTTGAAAGATGAATCGTAAGGCTGCCACTCCATCGGATAGAAGGCGAATTAACACCAAAATCAATGCTTTTCTTCGTGGTAGGTTTTTGGTCAAGGAGAAAAGGGAATTCCTAAAATTAAGAAATGTCTTCTTCGGGTTCATATTACTTAGAGTGGAACCACCTAAATGATATACATGGGAGGTGCCCACATATAGAATTTTATATCCTTTATTTTTTGCTCTCCAACATAAATCAACTTCTTCCTGATGGGCAAAATAATCCTCGTCAAATCCTTTTAAATCCCAGAACACATCACTTTTAATGAACATACATGCGCCAGTGGCCCAGAATATTTCAATAATATCATCATATTGCCCTTTGTCTTCCTCTAATTCTTGGAAAATTCTACCTCTACAAAACGGATACCCCAATTGATCAATGAAACCTCCACCAGCACCGGCATATTCAAAATGATCTTTACGCATCAAATCAAGAATTTTAGGCTGAATAATGGCCGCATCTTCATTTTCTTTAAAAGCCTTAATAATAGGTTCCAACCAGCCTTCTGCAACTTCCACATCGGAATTTAAAAGACAATACACATCGGCTTCTACACTTTTTAAACCTATGTTATACCCTGTGGTAAACCCTCCATTTTCACTATTTTGAACAACGGTAATATTGGGGTAGTTGGTTTTGATAAATGCTACGGAACCATCTGTAGAGGCATTATCAACAACGTAAATTTCCGCACCATCGGAATATTGAATGACCGATGGAAGGTACCTTTCAAGAAGTACCTCTCCGTTCCAATTAAGTATGACTATGGCTATACGCAAGACGATGGCAAATTAACGGCTAAAATCAGGAATATTCCTCAGAAATGTATACTTTTCTGACGTAAAATCCATTTTGCAATAAAAATGGTCGAGCCCGTTGGTTACCATCAGGTAATCTGCTTTGAGTTCTAGGTTGTAGCGCGCTATTTGGTCAAAGGTAACTTGGTTAATTGTAATTTCAGGAGCCTTGCATTCCACAAGTATATGGATACTTCCGTCAGAATTAAAAACAACTACATCATACCTTTTTTTAATGTTATTGATAATCAGCTGTTTCTCTACGTTTACTAAGCTTTTAGGATATTTTTTTTCGAGTAACAGATAATTGACTACATGCTGTCTCACCCATTCTTCCGGTTGTAGTACCACAAATTTTTTGCGTATGCTGTCAAAAATACGCACGTTATTTTCGCTACTTTTGAACCGGAATTTGTACTCAGGAAAATTAAGGGGTACCATATAGCAAATTTGATGATTTTTTTTGGATGGATGAAGCAAAACAAATAGTTAGCGATATTAAAAACGGCACAATTAAACCCATTTACTTTTTATTTGGGGAGGAGCCCTATTATATTGATGCCATTGCCTCATATATTGAGAAAAATGTACTTGCGGAAGAGGAAAAAGGGTTCAACCAAATGGTTCTTTATGGAAAGGATGTAACAATAGATGATATCGTTTCCAACGCAAAAAGGTACCCTATGATGGCGGAACGGCAAGTGGTTATCGTAAAAGAGGCCCAACATTTGGTGCGTACCATTGAAAACTTGACCTCTTATGTAGACAATCCTCAACCAACAACGGTTTTGGTTGTTTGCTACAAATATAAAAAACTGGATAAACGCAAGAAGTTATATAAGTCGGTTAAAAAAGCAGGTGTTCTTTTTGAAAGCAAAAAACTGTACGAAAACCAAGTCTCTGACTGGATAAGGAAAAACTTGCAGGGCAGGGGGTATAGTATATCGCACAAAGCGGCAATATTACTTACGGAGTTTTTAGGAACGGATTTAAGCCGTATAAACAACGAAATAGAAAAACTTCAGCTTGTACTGCCTCAAAAGAGTGAGATTACACCAACAGATATAGAGGCTCATATTGGTATTAGCAAGGACTACAATAATTTTGAGCTAAAGAAGGCCATTGGTGAGAGAAACGTACTTAAGGCTACGCGAATAATCAATTATTTTGCTCAAAATCCAAAAGATAATCCATTTGTACTCACTGTAACTTTATTGCATACATTCTTTAGTCAACTTTTGCAGTATCATGGTTTAAAAGACCATTCTGCTAAGAGTGTAGCAAGTGCATTGCGAATTAACCCATATTTTGTGGGTGAGTTTCAGACTGCGGCTCGAAATTATCCAATGAGAAAGGTAAGCGGAATTATATCTGCTCTTCGTGAAATGGACTTAAAAGGAAAAGGGGTAGGGGCTAATGTTAATTCTCAAGCAGATCTATTGAAAGAACTGCTGGTTAAAATAATATAAATTACCTTTTATCTACGCTATATTTTCCAGGCCCTAAAAGAATAATGGAAACAAAGACTGCTAAGTACATTAGGGCTAATTCTTTCTTTTGAAAAGGGTCTGCTCCATGTACAAGGAAAGCGGCAACAGCCATAGTAATGGCGGTGGGTATAGCCGCCCATCTGGTTTTAAAACCGAATATGATCAAAATTGGACACACAAGCTCTGCCAATACCGCTAAAAATAAGGATGGTGTTGCGCCTATACCAATAGGATCTCCAAATTCAGCACCATTGATCAACATTTGCAATTTTCCATAACCGTGAACAGCCATCATAGCA from Zobellia alginiliquefaciens includes:
- the serC gene encoding 3-phosphoserine/phosphohydroxythreonine transaminase; its protein translation is MKKHNFSAGPCILPQEVFLKASEAIMDFNGSGLSLIEISHRSKDFVAVMENARSLALELLGLEGKGYSAIFLQGGASMQFLMTAYNLLENKAGYLNTGTWSEKAIKEAKMFGDVVEVGSSKDENFNYIPKGYSIPEGLDYLHLTSNNTIFGTQIKKFPNTNVPLVCDMSSDIFSRQLDFSQFDLIYAGAQKNMGPAGATLVVVKDEILGKVTRQIPSMLNYQVHISKDSMFNTPPVFAVYTSMLTLEWLKNAGGIAAIEEINEKKAQLIYSEIDLNPVFKGYANKEDRSNMNATFNLTDEKLKETFESMCKEAGINGINGHRSVGGYRASMYNALSLESVGILVDVMSEMERKG
- a CDS encoding acyl-CoA reductase, with the protein product MNDHHKTFIAFVKLGHFLREFVTLETPTEEWARKLDDAITLSKHKNGWFTRENVTHSLKSWGELLTEENLSSWLASYDLGTNRPKTVALIMAGNIPLVGFHDFLSVLITGNKVLVKLSSNDNVLILFLNSYLCSIEPIFKETIEIVDGKLEGFDAVIATGSNNTSRYFEHYFSKGPHIIRKNRNSIAVLTGNESKEQLNALGEDIFRYYGLGCRSVSKVFVPKAYDFATLFEAIYPYHPIVDHDKYANNYDYNKAVYLMSEFKILDNGFLILKEDHSYSSPIASLFYERYENLDALKERLALDSNELQCIVSENVVKNEIAFGQTQQPSLNDYADNIDTVDFLLKT
- a CDS encoding 4Fe-4S dicluster domain-containing protein, producing MAIVITDECINCGACEPECPNTAIYEGADEWRYSDGTSLEGDVVLPDGKAVNAEEVQEPISDEIYYISPDKCTECMGFHEEPQCAAVCPVDCCVPDDDHVESEDTLLAKQKFMHPDG
- the ychF gene encoding redox-regulated ATPase YchF produces the protein MKAGIVGLPNVGKSTLFNCLSNAKAQSANFPFCTIEPNIGVVNVPDARLQKLESLVDPERVLPATVEIVDIAGLVKGASKGEGLGNQFLGNIRETDAILHVLRCFNDDNIVHVDGSVDPIRDKETIDMELQLKDLETVDKKLDKVKRAAKTGNKEAQKEEAVLLKLKTGLEAGTSVRAIDISDDDREEYVKPLQFITDKPVMYVCNVDEAAAATGNDYVEKVKAAVAQENAEVIVLAVGTEADITELETYEERQMFLEDLGLDEPGSAKLIRGAYKLLDLETYFTAGVKEVRAWTIPVGATAPQAAGVIHTDFEKGFIRAEVIAYNDYVEFGSEAKVKEAGKMRVEGKEYIVKDGDVMHFRFNV
- a CDS encoding ATP-dependent helicase, translated to MKNFIDELNDAQRAPVLHKDGPLMVIAGAGSGKTRVLTFRIAYLMQQGVDPFNILALTFTNKAAREMKERIGKIAGKSETKNLWMGTFHSVFAKLLRYDGDKLGFPSNFTIYDTQDSQRLLASIIKEMGLDKDIYKYKQVQNRISSFKNSLITVKAYLNNPDLVEADAMAKRPRIGEIYQNYVDRCFKAGAMDFDDLLLRTNELLNRFPEVLAKYQDRFRYILVDEYQDTNHSQYLIVKALADRFHNICVVGDDAQSIYSFRGANISNILNFQKDYDNVGMYRLEQNYRSTRNIVNAANSIIANNKEQLEKVVWTSNDDGGSIKIHRSTTDAEEGRFVAGSIWDHKMNEQLDNGQFAVLYRTNSQSRAIEDALRKRDIPYRIYGGLSFYQRKEIKDVLSYLRLIINPKDEEALKRIINFPARGIGQTTLDKLTVAANHYNRSIFEVIQNLEKINLKINAGTQRKLQDFTTMIQSFQIMNENTDAFTLAEHVAKKTGVLLEFKKDGTPEGIGKMENIEELLNGIKDFVEGQKEIDEATGSISEFLEDVALATDLDNDKGDDDRVALMTIHLAKGLEFPYVYIVGMEEDLFPSGMSMNTRSELEEERRLFYVALTRAEKQAYLTYTQNRYRWGKLIDAEPSRFLEEIDEKYVENLTPIDTGYRYKPLVDNDIFGEVDKSRLRQAKPVGGTPPSRKKPNETQLRKLRKLKPELATPVGNTNSVDPNLAEGSVINHTRFGRGKVLKIEGVGNDKKAEIQFDKGDIKKLLLRFAKLEIIG
- a CDS encoding IS3 family transposase, with product MSCLKLGTRKLYYILKDKLFVLNVGRDKLFRILKANHMLIKPKRSYHITTDSHHRFRKHKNIVCNVEINRPEQVWVGDITYLGSRKNPSYLALITDAYSKKIIGYNVSESLAVDGTIKALEMALNNRMYKDKPLIHHSDRGLQYCSNEYQNLLSQNAIKSSMTEKYDPYENAIAERINGILKQEFNVAKHIQSLPMKRKLVEQAICIYNNLRPHLSNHMLTPELMHRQNKIIMKQYKSKNLIEASFNEI
- a CDS encoding L-threonylcarbamoyladenylate synthase, whose translation is MAEFIRIYEENPNPKEINRVVEVLRKGGLVIYPTDTVYGLGCDITNSRALEKIARIKGIKLAKANWSFICADLSNLSDYVRQIDTATFKILKRALPGPYTFILPGNSNLPKDFKKKKTVGIRVPNNSISKALVEGLGNPIVSTSIRDDDDLLEYTTDPELIYEKWENLVDVVIDGGYGDNVASTVIDLSTGMPEVLREGKGHLDIF
- a CDS encoding OmpA/MotB family protein, coding for MKKLILGCLGVTLLLSSCVSQKKYSDLEAKHKEAQDLLNSATVKLNDCLEEKATASSRLKTLQDQNSFLKANNQELINNMGNLTTLTSKGAENLEKSLESLKEKDLTIRKLQDAITRRDSVNLSLVQSLKGVLGNLDDEDIEISVEKGVVFVSISDKLLFSSGSYNVTSRAKEILGKVAMVVNNKPDFEFMVEGHTDDVPYGRHGVLLDNWDLSVKRATAVVRILQNDYNVDPKRMTAAGRSEYVPVSTTEKSKNRRTRIVVLPKIDQFYSMIEEGMDDPAINN
- a CDS encoding glycosyltransferase family 2 protein, giving the protein MRIAIVILNWNGEVLLERYLPSVIQYSDGAEIYVVDNASTDGSVAFIKTNYPNITVVQNSENGGFTTGYNIGLKSVEADVYCLLNSDVEVAEGWLEPIIKAFKENEDAAIIQPKILDLMRKDHFEYAGAGGGFIDQLGYPFCRGRIFQELEEDKGQYDDIIEIFWATGACMFIKSDVFWDLKGFDEDYFAHQEEVDLCWRAKNKGYKILYVGTSHVYHLGGSTLSNMNPKKTFLNFRNSLFSLTKNLPRRKALILVLIRLLSDGVAALRFIFQLKFTHCFAILRAHLSFYRHFGKMYKRREKANFIPKYYKVKSIVWQHFVHHVKNFNDLVKH